In Mytilus edulis chromosome 4, xbMytEdul2.2, whole genome shotgun sequence, the following proteins share a genomic window:
- the LOC139519022 gene encoding double-stranded RNA-specific adenosine deaminase-like isoform X1 translates to MAFSSPLYQQPFLSRQHKVVIPYSKLGQKRKSNTSVTSEFKENKRVRFNASQQFCMNNHHITSRDDVMNAKCILNEWKQQYEKNIEYDAQESGPDHEKCFRVNVYVDGALCGTGIGSRKKEAQQRAAISAVQQLGINTDFIAFTRKMNGIEADPKSQLNEKLQERHIRNIKYTEISRTGPAHEPTFTVQLFINDTACTIGTGNSIQNADRSAARQILKKFDEGSLSFSDISDQDSNDENSNSIPKDAKCILNDWVQSRRKSISYEQANKYGPDHALRFKVDLYIGGKMISSGFGTSLQRAELDAANKAVKQISKEFMDCYPETNFPRYIHLPHYDELAMITHKTFESVTHNVIVSIDKESVVASVIMENCLTGQKTVLSLGSGNVFVDEESLENNGETVIDSHAEIIAKRGFQRVLYQDVCRLKKEGKDTLGMLKVLPNKRIALQNGIKLHLYISKAPCGDGSVFTLSQPGSHTDTGIIHLPIQSDKKQGLLRAKIAKGEGAIPVSELPDDRLHKMSCSDKICKWNVLGLQGALLSSVIDRPLFLSSVVVGDVYNFNHLSRALCCRVKRQSPCISSETSAVTVNHPDIAISTICDLPEIGKSKPVSVNWNIVDGSTEVTNGRTGKVSPDSYLKSPPPDSCIYSRLCKKELFCLYKTITTSQPNYESCYQRLRDSHIVIDRQINYHEAKLSSEQYQRRKTELYRTFIERGYGMWEEREDVDEFSL, encoded by the exons GGCTTTTTCG tcACCTTTATACCAACAGCCATTTCTGAGCCGGCAACACAAAGTTGTTATACCTTACTCAAAGCTTG GACAGAAGAGAAAATCAAACACATCGGTTACATCTGAGTTCAAGGAAAACAAAAGAGTCAGGTTTAATGCAAGTCAGCAGTTTTGCATGAACAATCAC CATATAACATCAAGGGACGACGTTATGAATGCAAAATGCATTCTGAATGAATGGAAACAACAATACGAGAAAAATATAGAGTATGATGCACAGGAAAGTGGTCCAGATCATGAAAAGTG TTTTAGGGTAAATGTATATGTTGATGGTGCACTGTGTGGAACTGGTATTGGGTCTAGAAAGAAGGAAGCGCAACAGCGAGCAGCAATTTCTGCGGTTCAACAACTCGGGATTAATACAGATTTTATTGCTTTTACCAGAAAAATGAACGGA ATTGAAGCTGATCCGAAATCACAGCTAAATGAAAAATTACAGGAGCGCCATATCAGGAATATCAAATACACAGAAATATCAAGGACAGGTCCTGCTCATGAGCCAAC ATTCACAGTACAGCTTTTTATAAACGATACAGCGTGCACAATAGGGACAGGCAATAGCATACAGAATGCCGATCGATCCGCAGCAcgacaaatattaaaaaaatttgacGAAGGAAGCCTTAGTTTTTCTGATATATCGGATCAG GATAGCAACGATGAAAACAGTAATTCAATTCCTAAAGATGCAAAGTGTATACTGAATGATTGGGTCCAGTCGAGACGAAAGTCTATTTCTTATGAACAGGCTAACAAATATGGTCCTGACCATGCTTTAAG ATTTAAAGTTGACCTGTACATAGGTGGGAAAATGATATCATCAGGATTTGGGACTAGTCTACAAAGGGCAGAACTGGACGCTGCAAACAAAGCTGTAAAACAGATATCAAAAGAATTTATGGATTGTTATCCTGAAACG AATTTCCCCAGATATATACACTTGCCACATTATGATGAACTAGCGATGATAACTCATAAAACATTTGAATCCGTAACACACAATGTCATCGTCAGTATCGATAAAGAATCGGTGGTAGCATCGGTTATCATGGAGAATTGTCTGACTGGTCAGAAAACTGTCCTAAGTCTTGGATCTG GCAATGTTTTTGTGGATGAGGAATCTTTGGAAAATAACGGAGAAACTGTTATTGACTCTCATGCTGAAATTATTGCTAAAAGAGGATTTCAAAG gGTATTATATCAAGACGTATGCCGattaaaaaaagaaggaaaagatACACTTGGAATGCTGAAAGTTCTTCCCAATAAAAGGATAGCTTTACAAAATGGTATAAAACTCCATCTATATATATCAAAGGCTCCGTGTGGAGACGGCAGTGTCTTTACATTAAG TCAGCCTGGTTCCCATACTGATACTGGAATTATCCATCTTCCAATTCAATCAGACAAGAAGCAAGGACTGTTACGAGCAAAAATCGCCAAAG GTGAAGGTGCCATACCTGTAAGTGAGTTACCAGATGATAGACTACATAAGATGTCTTGTAGTGACAAGATCTGTAAATGGAATGTACTTGGACTCCAAGGTGCTCTCTTGTCCAGTGTAATAGACAGACCACTCTTTCTTTCCTCTGTAGTTGTTg GTGATGTCTacaattttaatcatttatcCAGAGCTTTGTGCTGTCGAGTAAAGAGACAGTCTCCGTGTATATCTAGCGAAACGAGCGCCGTAACAGTTAATCACCCAGACATTGCTATATCTACTATTTGTGATTTACCTGAGATAGGAAAATCAAAGCCAGTAAGTGTGAACTGGAACATTGTTGATGGCTCCACTGAAGTTACGAATGGTAGAACTGGAAAAGTTAGCCCTGATTCATATTTAAA GTCACCGCCACCAGATTCGTGTATTTATTCAAGATTGTGCAAGAAAGAACTGTTTTGTCTGTATAAAACAATTACAACGAGTCAACCCAATTACGAAAGTTGTTATCAACGACTGAGGGACAGCCATATAGTGATAGACAGACAAATAAACTACCATGAGGCAAAACTATCATCTGAACAATACCAAAGAAGAAAAACTGAGTTGTACCGTACTTTTATTGAGAGAGGTTATGGTATGTGGGAAGAGAGAGAAGATGTGGATGAGTTTAGTCTTTAG
- the LOC139519022 gene encoding double-stranded RNA-specific adenosine deaminase-like isoform X2 gives MGEIVCPLLTTNITGQHITSRDDVMNAKCILNEWKQQYEKNIEYDAQESGPDHEKCFRVNVYVDGALCGTGIGSRKKEAQQRAAISAVQQLGINTDFIAFTRKMNGIEADPKSQLNEKLQERHIRNIKYTEISRTGPAHEPTFTVQLFINDTACTIGTGNSIQNADRSAARQILKKFDEGSLSFSDISDQDSNDENSNSIPKDAKCILNDWVQSRRKSISYEQANKYGPDHALRFKVDLYIGGKMISSGFGTSLQRAELDAANKAVKQISKEFMDCYPETNFPRYIHLPHYDELAMITHKTFESVTHNVIVSIDKESVVASVIMENCLTGQKTVLSLGSGNVFVDEESLENNGETVIDSHAEIIAKRGFQRVLYQDVCRLKKEGKDTLGMLKVLPNKRIALQNGIKLHLYISKAPCGDGSVFTLSQPGSHTDTGIIHLPIQSDKKQGLLRAKIAKGEGAIPVSELPDDRLHKMSCSDKICKWNVLGLQGALLSSVIDRPLFLSSVVVGDVYNFNHLSRALCCRVKRQSPCISSETSAVTVNHPDIAISTICDLPEIGKSKPVSVNWNIVDGSTEVTNGRTGKVSPDSYLKSPPPDSCIYSRLCKKELFCLYKTITTSQPNYESCYQRLRDSHIVIDRQINYHEAKLSSEQYQRRKTELYRTFIERGYGMWEEREDVDEFSL, from the exons ATGGGGGAAATCGTGTGTCCTCTTTTAACGACAAATATTACCGGACAA CATATAACATCAAGGGACGACGTTATGAATGCAAAATGCATTCTGAATGAATGGAAACAACAATACGAGAAAAATATAGAGTATGATGCACAGGAAAGTGGTCCAGATCATGAAAAGTG TTTTAGGGTAAATGTATATGTTGATGGTGCACTGTGTGGAACTGGTATTGGGTCTAGAAAGAAGGAAGCGCAACAGCGAGCAGCAATTTCTGCGGTTCAACAACTCGGGATTAATACAGATTTTATTGCTTTTACCAGAAAAATGAACGGA ATTGAAGCTGATCCGAAATCACAGCTAAATGAAAAATTACAGGAGCGCCATATCAGGAATATCAAATACACAGAAATATCAAGGACAGGTCCTGCTCATGAGCCAAC ATTCACAGTACAGCTTTTTATAAACGATACAGCGTGCACAATAGGGACAGGCAATAGCATACAGAATGCCGATCGATCCGCAGCAcgacaaatattaaaaaaatttgacGAAGGAAGCCTTAGTTTTTCTGATATATCGGATCAG GATAGCAACGATGAAAACAGTAATTCAATTCCTAAAGATGCAAAGTGTATACTGAATGATTGGGTCCAGTCGAGACGAAAGTCTATTTCTTATGAACAGGCTAACAAATATGGTCCTGACCATGCTTTAAG ATTTAAAGTTGACCTGTACATAGGTGGGAAAATGATATCATCAGGATTTGGGACTAGTCTACAAAGGGCAGAACTGGACGCTGCAAACAAAGCTGTAAAACAGATATCAAAAGAATTTATGGATTGTTATCCTGAAACG AATTTCCCCAGATATATACACTTGCCACATTATGATGAACTAGCGATGATAACTCATAAAACATTTGAATCCGTAACACACAATGTCATCGTCAGTATCGATAAAGAATCGGTGGTAGCATCGGTTATCATGGAGAATTGTCTGACTGGTCAGAAAACTGTCCTAAGTCTTGGATCTG GCAATGTTTTTGTGGATGAGGAATCTTTGGAAAATAACGGAGAAACTGTTATTGACTCTCATGCTGAAATTATTGCTAAAAGAGGATTTCAAAG gGTATTATATCAAGACGTATGCCGattaaaaaaagaaggaaaagatACACTTGGAATGCTGAAAGTTCTTCCCAATAAAAGGATAGCTTTACAAAATGGTATAAAACTCCATCTATATATATCAAAGGCTCCGTGTGGAGACGGCAGTGTCTTTACATTAAG TCAGCCTGGTTCCCATACTGATACTGGAATTATCCATCTTCCAATTCAATCAGACAAGAAGCAAGGACTGTTACGAGCAAAAATCGCCAAAG GTGAAGGTGCCATACCTGTAAGTGAGTTACCAGATGATAGACTACATAAGATGTCTTGTAGTGACAAGATCTGTAAATGGAATGTACTTGGACTCCAAGGTGCTCTCTTGTCCAGTGTAATAGACAGACCACTCTTTCTTTCCTCTGTAGTTGTTg GTGATGTCTacaattttaatcatttatcCAGAGCTTTGTGCTGTCGAGTAAAGAGACAGTCTCCGTGTATATCTAGCGAAACGAGCGCCGTAACAGTTAATCACCCAGACATTGCTATATCTACTATTTGTGATTTACCTGAGATAGGAAAATCAAAGCCAGTAAGTGTGAACTGGAACATTGTTGATGGCTCCACTGAAGTTACGAATGGTAGAACTGGAAAAGTTAGCCCTGATTCATATTTAAA GTCACCGCCACCAGATTCGTGTATTTATTCAAGATTGTGCAAGAAAGAACTGTTTTGTCTGTATAAAACAATTACAACGAGTCAACCCAATTACGAAAGTTGTTATCAACGACTGAGGGACAGCCATATAGTGATAGACAGACAAATAAACTACCATGAGGCAAAACTATCATCTGAACAATACCAAAGAAGAAAAACTGAGTTGTACCGTACTTTTATTGAGAGAGGTTATGGTATGTGGGAAGAGAGAGAAGATGTGGATGAGTTTAGTCTTTAG